A DNA window from Melanotaenia boesemani isolate fMelBoe1 chromosome 6, fMelBoe1.pri, whole genome shotgun sequence contains the following coding sequences:
- the zgc:172323 gene encoding glial fibrillary acidic protein, translating to MSRSPERISSYRRHFEDSSTSTYQVRVSSPSPTRRDARNASAGYSARAGAGRMCVDSVGRRTVSAARRSRMTGVGVSAGAMVCVGPSGEPAMDLDAAAAENQEFLSTRTTERQEMIVLNDRLAVYIDKVRSLEQQNKLIEAEIEAYQNRFEKPSGLRLIYEEQLKELRKIADQMRVQRDLSLAAKESTAAQLEAIKLKYEEAVELRKKAELDIEAFRPDVDKATSSRIVLEKKLEHLEVEIEFLKRIHQQEIDELMKQIYSAQVSAQSTFTLPDLAAALKQIQTQYDDIAAKNLQEMDSWYKNKFEDLTQKTSKHVDKVRGFRDAIAGAKKDIQSKERDMDSLRTRNEALEAQIREMQEKYRKELEDLQARIEALQLEMKSTKEKIALHLREYQELLNVKMALEIEITTYRKLIEGEDLRLSGMMQTLSLTSCSTSAISAGVSLSGGSMDGVRGIGSGHLGGSGGGVGGMMGGAGIGGGMAAGGLTAGAGIQGLGDRIGAEGTSDWKGTTGRAGGAGMTGGHEMGTGGIGAGGLGSGAGSLGTGPGGLGSGAGSLGTGPGGLGSGAGSLGTGPGGLGSGVGSLGTGPGGLGSGAGSLGTGPGGLGSGAGSLGIGPGGLGSGAGSLGTGPGGLGSGAGSLGTGEGKGYGVDGGIGGDGSKVHGLGPAGIGGGIRGSAGGEGVGGDDEGRVDMGGARIGYGSDGYDGNIEAYAEQAVELTERRTVLIRTVKNEDDVVEMDHQEQTYTISGAADDSDVD from the exons ATGAGTCGCAGCCCAGAGAGGATTTCATCCTACCGCCGTCACTTTGAGGACAGCAGCACCTCAACCTACCAGGTCAGGGTGTCTAGCCCATCACCCACCAGGAGAGATGCCCGTAATGCCTCTGCTGGCTACTCCGCCAGAGCCGGGGCTGGAAGAATGTGTGTGGACTCGGTGGGACGAAGGACCGTCTCTGCTGCACGCAGGTCTCGCATGACTGGAGTCGG TGTGAGTGCAGGAGCCATGGTATGTGTTGGGCCTAGTGGAGAACCTGCCATGGACCtggatgcagctgcagctgagaaCCAGGAATTCCTCAGCACCCGCACAACCGAAAGACAGGAGATGATTGTCCTCAATGATAGGCTGGCTGTTTACATTGACAAG GTTCGATCACTTGAGCAGCAGAACAAGTTAATTGAAGCAGAGATTGAGGCCTACCAGAACCGGTTTGAGAAGCCATCGGGTCTGCGCCTGATATACGAGGAACAGCTGAAGGAGCTGAGAAAGATTGCAGACCAGATGAGAGTTCAGCGG GACCTTTCCTTGGCTGCTAAAGAGTCCACAGCTGCTCAACTGGAGGCAATCAAGCTGAAATACGAGGAGGCTGTGGAGCTGAGAAAGAAAGCTGAATTAGACATTGAAGCCTTCCGTCCT GATGTAGACAAAGCCACCTCCTCCCGCATTGTGCTGGAGAAGAAGCTGGAGCATCTGGAGGTTGAAATTGAATTCTTGAAACGGATCCATCAGCAG GAAATCGATGAGCTCATGAAACAGATCTACTCAGCTCAAGTCTCAGCTCAGAGTACATTCACTCTGCCCGATCTGGCTGCGGCtttgaaacaaatccaaacccAGTATGATGACATTGCTGCTAAAAATCTTCAG GAAATGGATTCATGgtacaaaaacaaatttgaaGATTTGACCCAAAAGACGTCAAAGCATGTTGATAAAGTCCGAGGCTTTAGAGACGCAATAGCGGGTGCCAAAAAAGAT ATCCAAAGTAAAGAACGTGACATGGACTCCCTGAGGACAAGGAATGAAGCTCTTGAAGCTCAGATTCGAGAGATGCAAGAAAAGTACAGGAAGGAACTGGAAGACCTGCAG GCTCGAATCGAAGCCCTGCAGCTTGAGATGAAATCCACCAAGGAGAAAATTGCGCTGCACCTGCGCGAGTACCAGGAACTTCTGAATGTCAAGATGGCTCTGGAGATTGAGATCACGACTTACAG GAAATTGATTGAAGGGGAAGACCTGCGACTCTCCGGCATGATGCAAACCTTGTCTCTTACCAGCTGTAGCACGAGCGCCATTAGTGCTGGGGTGAGCCTCAGTGGAGGAAGCATGGATGGTGTGAGAGGAATTGGGAGTGGACATTTGGGAGGTAGCGGAGGAGGAGTTGGTGGCATGATGGGTGGTGCAGGAATAGGTGGGGGCATGGCGGCAGGAGGCTTGACAGCAGGTGCTGGTATTCAGGGTTTGGGTGATAGAATAGGGGCTGAAGGAACCAGTGACTGGAAGGGAACTACTGGGAGGGCTGGTGGGGCAGGCATGACTGGTGGTCATGAAATGGGAACTGGGG GCATTGGTGCTGGAGGTTTGGGCTCTGGAGCTGGAAGTTTAGGCACTGGTCCTGGAGGTTTGGGCTCTGGAGCTGGAAGTTTAGGCACTGGTCCTGGAGGTTTGGGCTCTGGAGCTGGAAGTTTAGGCACTGGTCCTGGAGGTTTGGGCTCTGGAGTTGGAAGTTTAGGCACTGGTCCTGGAGGTTTGGGCTCTGGAGCTGGAAGTTTAGGCACTGGTCCTGGAGGTTTGGGCTCTGGAGCTGGGAGTTTAGGCATTGGTCCTGGAGGTTTGGGCTCTGGAGCTGGAAGTTTAGGCACTGGTCCTGGAGGTTTGGGCTCTGGAGCTGGAAGTTTAGGCACTG GTGAAGGGAAGGGCTATGGGGTTGATGGAGGAATAGGTGGAGATGGTAGTAAAGTCCATGGACTTGGTCCTGCTGGAATAGGGGGTGGAATCAGAGGCAGTGCAGGAGGTGAGGGTGTGGGGGGAGATGATGAAGGaagggtggatatgggtggtgCCAGGATTGGATATGGATCTGATGGATATGACGGCAACATTGAGGCCTATGCAGAGCAGGCTGTGGAACTGACGGAGAGAAGAACAGTGCTCATTAG AACGGTGAAAAATGAGGACGATGTTGTGGAGATGGACCACCAAGAACAGACCTACACCATCAGTGGTGCTGCAGATGACTCTGATGTGGATTGA
- the tstd3 gene encoding thiosulfate sulfurtransferase/rhodanese-like domain-containing protein 3 isoform X1 produces the protein MALRKCWRITAFVPRLLWKSPVQPEVSVTGGRSSVSYYVNTHQGFKSTELQLRSFSSEPPSTDVTYEQLKQVLADRKAVVIDVREPWELREYGFIPGAVNVPLGQVNTALQLDPEEFREKFGGEMPRQTDNIVFTCLAGIRSKTALDTATSLGYKVVQHYPGGWQDWVKREQNK, from the exons ATGGCACTTAGAAAATGTTGGAGGATTACTGCTTTTGTCCCACGACTTTTATGGAAAAGTCCCGTCCAGCCCGAGGTTTCTGTGACTGGAGGACGAAGCTCTGTGTCCTACTATGTCAACACTCATCAAGGTTTCAAAA GCACAGAGTTGCAGCTCCGCAGCTTCAGTTCAGAACCACCCTCCACAGATGTGACTTACGAGCAGCTGAAACAGGTCTTGGCCGACCGGAAAGCTGTAGTAATAGATGTCCGGGAGCCCTGGGAGCTCAGGGAGTACGGCTTCATCCCCGGCGCAGTTAATGTGCCCT TGGGACAAGTGAACACTGCCCTCCAGCTGGATCCAGAGGAGTTCAGAGAGAAGTTCGGTGGTGAAATGCCCCGACAGACAGATAACATCGTGTTCACTTGTCTGGCGGGGATCAGAAGCAAGACTGCACTCGATACAGCCACCTCACTGGGATATAAAGT CGTTCAGCATTACCCTGGTGGATGGCAAGATTGGGTGAAACGTGAACAAAATAAGTGA
- the tstd3 gene encoding thiosulfate sulfurtransferase/rhodanese-like domain-containing protein 3 isoform X2 — translation MALRKCWRITAFVPRLLWKSPVQPEVSVTGGRSSVSYYVNTHQGTELQLRSFSSEPPSTDVTYEQLKQVLADRKAVVIDVREPWELREYGFIPGAVNVPLGQVNTALQLDPEEFREKFGGEMPRQTDNIVFTCLAGIRSKTALDTATSLGYKVVQHYPGGWQDWVKREQNK, via the exons ATGGCACTTAGAAAATGTTGGAGGATTACTGCTTTTGTCCCACGACTTTTATGGAAAAGTCCCGTCCAGCCCGAGGTTTCTGTGACTGGAGGACGAAGCTCTGTGTCCTACTATGTCAACACTCATCAAG GCACAGAGTTGCAGCTCCGCAGCTTCAGTTCAGAACCACCCTCCACAGATGTGACTTACGAGCAGCTGAAACAGGTCTTGGCCGACCGGAAAGCTGTAGTAATAGATGTCCGGGAGCCCTGGGAGCTCAGGGAGTACGGCTTCATCCCCGGCGCAGTTAATGTGCCCT TGGGACAAGTGAACACTGCCCTCCAGCTGGATCCAGAGGAGTTCAGAGAGAAGTTCGGTGGTGAAATGCCCCGACAGACAGATAACATCGTGTTCACTTGTCTGGCGGGGATCAGAAGCAAGACTGCACTCGATACAGCCACCTCACTGGGATATAAAGT CGTTCAGCATTACCCTGGTGGATGGCAAGATTGGGTGAAACGTGAACAAAATAAGTGA